Proteins encoded together in one Coffea arabica cultivar ET-39 chromosome 2c, Coffea Arabica ET-39 HiFi, whole genome shotgun sequence window:
- the LOC113726513 gene encoding probable prolyl 4-hydroxylase 9 isoform X2, with the protein MSSKGKRFPRFKVALAFPAVVFLCLFFFLAGLFGSIIISQDLTRIGSRHTSLKSLEEEKDGGAMSHGETGESWVRSVPFQILSWRPRTFYFPGFATSAQCQSIIEMARSSMKPSTLALRKGETAESTKGIRTSAADDRTGTLDYIERKIAKATRIPKSHGEAFNILRYEVGQRYVSHYDAFNPAEYGPQKSQRVASFLLYLSDVEEGGETMFPYENGLNTRMAYDYKSCMGLKIKPRQGDGLLFYSLFPNGTIDKTSLHGSCPVIKGGKWVATKWIRDQVLDD; encoded by the exons ATGAGTTCCAAAGGAAAAAGATTTCCGCGGTTCAAGGTTGCTTTGGCTTTCCCGGCTGTCGTTTTCTTATGCTTGTTTTTCTTCCTAGCTGGCCTGTTTGGATCCATTATCATTTCTCAG GATTTGACGAGAATTGGATCCAGGCACACGTCTTTGAAATCACTTGAGGAGGAAAAGGATGGTGGTGCAATGTCACACGGCGAAACTGGAGAATCTTGGGTTCGCTCGGTCCCATTCCAG ATCTTGAGCTGGAGGCCAAGAACTTTTTATTTTCCTGGTTTTGCAACCTCCGCGCAATGCCAAAGCATAATTGAGATGGCCAGGTCAAGTATGAAACCATCCACTCTTGCTTTGCGAAAGGGGGAAACTGCTGAGAGCACCAAGGGAATCAGAACCAG TGCAGCAGATGACAGAACAGGAACCCTGGATTACATTGAGAGGAAAATTGCCAAGGCTACAAGGATTCCTAAAAGCCATGGAGAG GCATTTAATATTTTGCGCTATGAGGTTGGGCAAAGATACGTTTCTCACTATGATGCATTCAACCCAGCTGAATACGGCCCACAAAAAAGCCAAAGG GTGGCCTCATTCTTGTTGTACTTATCAGACGTTGAGGAGGGTGGAGAAACCATGTTTCCCTATGAG AATGGCTTAAACACGAGGATGGCTTATGACTACAAAAGCTGCATGGGGTTGAAAATTAAGCCACGTCAAGGAGATGGGCTACTGTTTTATTCACTGTTTCCAAATGGAACTATTGACAAG ACATCTCTCCATGGAAGCTGCCCTGTGATCAAAGGGGGAAAATGGGTGGCTACAAAATGGATCAGGGATCAAGTACTTGACGACTGA
- the LOC113726513 gene encoding probable prolyl 4-hydroxylase 9 isoform X1: MSSKGKRFPRFKVALAFPAVVFLCLFFFLAGLFGSIIISQDLTRIGSRHTSLKSLEEEKDGGAMSHGETGESWVRSVPFQILSWRPRTFYFPGFATSAQCQSIIEMARSSMKPSTLALRKGETAESTKGIRTSSGTFISAADDRTGTLDYIERKIAKATRIPKSHGEAFNILRYEVGQRYVSHYDAFNPAEYGPQKSQRVASFLLYLSDVEEGGETMFPYENGLNTRMAYDYKSCMGLKIKPRQGDGLLFYSLFPNGTIDKTSLHGSCPVIKGGKWVATKWIRDQVLDD; the protein is encoded by the exons ATGAGTTCCAAAGGAAAAAGATTTCCGCGGTTCAAGGTTGCTTTGGCTTTCCCGGCTGTCGTTTTCTTATGCTTGTTTTTCTTCCTAGCTGGCCTGTTTGGATCCATTATCATTTCTCAG GATTTGACGAGAATTGGATCCAGGCACACGTCTTTGAAATCACTTGAGGAGGAAAAGGATGGTGGTGCAATGTCACACGGCGAAACTGGAGAATCTTGGGTTCGCTCGGTCCCATTCCAG ATCTTGAGCTGGAGGCCAAGAACTTTTTATTTTCCTGGTTTTGCAACCTCCGCGCAATGCCAAAGCATAATTGAGATGGCCAGGTCAAGTATGAAACCATCCACTCTTGCTTTGCGAAAGGGGGAAACTGCTGAGAGCACCAAGGGAATCAGAACCAG TTCAGGCACATTTATCAGTGCAGCAGATGACAGAACAGGAACCCTGGATTACATTGAGAGGAAAATTGCCAAGGCTACAAGGATTCCTAAAAGCCATGGAGAG GCATTTAATATTTTGCGCTATGAGGTTGGGCAAAGATACGTTTCTCACTATGATGCATTCAACCCAGCTGAATACGGCCCACAAAAAAGCCAAAGG GTGGCCTCATTCTTGTTGTACTTATCAGACGTTGAGGAGGGTGGAGAAACCATGTTTCCCTATGAG AATGGCTTAAACACGAGGATGGCTTATGACTACAAAAGCTGCATGGGGTTGAAAATTAAGCCACGTCAAGGAGATGGGCTACTGTTTTATTCACTGTTTCCAAATGGAACTATTGACAAG ACATCTCTCCATGGAAGCTGCCCTGTGATCAAAGGGGGAAAATGGGTGGCTACAAAATGGATCAGGGATCAAGTACTTGACGACTGA
- the LOC113726514 gene encoding leucine-rich repeat protein 2 produces the protein MAFPSALFIFVLPLFLVISPTLSTNSEGNALHALRSRLFDPKNVLQSWDPTLVNPCTWFHVTCDSNNHVVRLDLGNSNISGSLGRELGELKHLQYLELYRNNIIGKIPKELGNLESLVSMDLYGNKFEGKIPKSFAKLKSLRFLRLNDNKLTGSIPRELTKLSNLKVFDVSNNDLCGTIPVDGPFGSFPMESYANNKLKGPELKGLVPYDFGC, from the exons ATGGCTTTTCCTTCTGCCCTTTTCATCTTTGTCCTTCCCCTTTTCCTCGTCATCTCTCCCACCCTCTCAACCAACTCTGAAG GAAATGCTTTGCATGCTCTGAGAAGCAGACTTTTTGACCCCAAAAATGTTCTGCAGAGCTGGGACCCTACTCTGGTTAATCCTTGTACTTGGTTTCATGTCACATGTGACTCCAACAACCATGTTGTTCGTTT GGATTTGGGTAATTCTAACATCTCTGGAAGCTTGGGACGGGAGCTTGGTGAACTCAAGCACCTGCAGTACTT GGAATTATATAGGAACAATATAATTGGGAAGATCCCAAAGGAGTTAGGTAATTTGGAAAGCCTTGTAAGCATGGATCTCTATGGCAACAAGTTTGAGGGAAAAATCCCCAAGTCCTTTGCGAAGTTGAAGTCTTTAAGATTTTT ACGACTAAATGACAACAAGCTGACAGGATCAATTCCCAGGGAGCTCACAAAACTATCCAATCTTAAAGTTTT TGATGTTTCTAACAACGATCTTTGTGGAACAATTCCGGTTGATGGCCCATTTGGCAGTTTTCCCATGGAAAG TTATGCAAACAACAAGCTGAAAGGACCTGAGCTGAAAGGATTGGTGCCGTATGACTTTGGATGCTGA
- the LOC113726515 gene encoding protein SYM1: protein MRADFIRHGFKSHTAKSVCNIWRTKYYSVSHSATKPSEHYHQIQHSKPYSRFSHKAKELGLPAPAIVSSALSTSTTSSKFGLVSWYLGMVKSRPIITKSITCAFIYTAADLSSQTIVRQSSEPYDLVRTLRMAGYGMIILGPSLHFWFNFVSRVLPKRDLITTLQKIILGQAVFGPTMTVIFFSVNAALQGESGPEIVARLKRDLVPTMISGVMYWPVCDFVTFKFIPVHLQPLVSNGFSFLWNIYLTYMASQEKVGTA, encoded by the exons ATGAGAGCAGACTTCATTAGACATGGGTTCAAGTCCCACACTGCAAAATCAGTGTGCAACATATGGAGGACGAAGTACTACTCTGTCTCGCACTCCGCCACCAAACCATCAGAGCACTACCATCAAATTCAACACTCTAAACCTTATTCCCGTTTCAGCCATAAGGCCAAAGAACTCGGGCTCCCAGCTCCAGCCATAGTTTCTTCGGCGTTGTCCACCTCTACGACGTCGTCTAAATTCGGGCTTGTGAGTTGGTACTTGGGCATGGTCAAGTCTCGACCTATTATTACCAAGAGCATTACCTGTGCATTTATTTATACTGCTGCTGATTTATCGTCTCAG ACAATTGTACGGCAATCGTCAGAGCCATATGATTTGGTAAGGACATTGCGAATGGCTGGATATGGGATGATAATTTTAGGTCCTTCATTACATTTCTGGTTCAACTTTGTCTCAAGGGTCCTCCCAAAGCGTGATCTCATCACAACACTGCAAAAGATTATTTTGGGACAGGCTGTCTTTGGACCTACCATGACGGTTATTTTCTTCTCTGTAAATGCTGCATTACAAG GTGAAAGTGGTCCAGAGATTGTTGCTCGATTGAAGCGTGACTTGGTCCCTACCATGATCAGTGGTGTTATGTATTGGCCTGTTTGTGATTTTGTGACATTCAAGTTCATTCCTGTTCATTTACAG CCACTGGTAAGCAATGGTTTTTCATTCTTGTGGAATATTTACTTGACATACATGGCTAGTCAAGAAAAAGTAGGCACAGCTTGA
- the LOC113726517 gene encoding uncharacterized protein, with protein sequence MVANQHFTRMDTLELKDLIYRKIGHQRAEKYFNQLRRLFSLQLSKIEFDNVCIRIIGRENISLHNRLIRSIIMNASIGKVPPPKAKKINGSLGIKVANGYQRSCLQSLYGEAFAQSPRKSRSPVHRDRKFRDHPSPLGPLGKSPNCEEGALRVQEQQSATELISLGSRPPVEVASVEEGEEVEQIAGSPSIQSRSPVTAPFGISMNLGGARKGPYVGGASADYICARSFQSTGGLPDTESLRTILKKRLEVEGVGISLDCANLLNNGLDVFLKRLIEPCMLIARTHCPKEHVRHSSNHRLPGSNGILPAVFSERPSRAICASILDFRVAMESDPRMLGEDWPLQLEKIASCAFES encoded by the coding sequence ATGGTGGCCAATCAGCATTTTACGCGAATGGATACATTAGAGCTGAAAGATCTCATTTATCGAAAGATTGGGCACCAAAGAGCTGAAAAGTATTTTAATCAGCTCAGAAGGTTGTTCAGTCTACAGCTTAGCAAGATTGAGTTTGATAATGTTTGTATACGAATAATTGGGAGAGAGAATATCTCTCTTCACAATCGCCTCATTCGATCCATTATCATGAATGCCTCTATTGGCAAAGTTCCTCCTCCAAAAGCTAAAAAAATTAATGGTTCCCTCGGCATTAAAGTGGCAAATGGTTATCAGAGAAGTTGTCTACAGTCTCTCTATGGCGAAGCATTTGCTCAATCTCCTCGCAAGAGTAGATCTCCAGTTCACAGAGATCGCAAATTTCGGGACCATCCAAGTCCTCTTGGACCACTTGGAAAGAGCCCTAATTGCGAAGAAGGGGCTCTGAGAGTACAGGAGCAACAAAGTGCCACGGAATTGATCTCGCTTGGTAGCAGACCTCCAGTTGAAGTTGCATCTGTTGAAGAGGGAGAAGAAGTTGAGCAGATTGCTGGAAGCCCAAGCATACAAAGTAGAAGCCCTGTTACAGCTCCATTTGGTATTTCCATGAATCTTGGTGGTGCTCGAAAAGGTCCTTATGTAGGAGGTGCATCTGCTGACTATATTTGTGCAAGAAGTTTCCAAAGCACTGGTGGATTACCTGATACAGAATCTTTAAGGactattttgaagaaaagatTGGAGGTGGAGGGAGTTGGAATCTCGTTGGACTGTGCTAACCTGTTAAATAATGGACTGGATGTGTTCTTAAAGAGGTTAATTGAACCTTGTATGCTAATTGCTAGAACACATTGCCCAAAAGAGCATGTTAGACATTCAAGCAACCATCGCTTGCCTGGATCAAATGGAATATTACCTGCAGTGTTTTCAGAAAGACCATCCAGAGCAATTTGTGCCAGTATCTTGGATTTTCGGGTGGCAATGGAGTCAGATCCTCGTATGCTCGGTGAAGATTGGCCTTTACAACTGGAAAAGATTGCCAGTTGTGCATTCGAGAGTTGA
- the LOC113726518 gene encoding probable polyamine transporter At3g19553 isoform X1: protein MGKEGVVSDANNSATANASPKLTLLPLIALIFYEVSGGPFGIEDSVRAGGGPLLSLLGFLVFPLLWSVPEALITAELATSFPENGGYVIWISSAFGPFWGFQEGFWKWFSGVMDNALYPVLFLDYLKHSLPIFNQLIARIPALLGITVSLTYLNYRGLHIVGFSAVLLAFFSLFPYVVMGILSIPRIRPQRWVVVDFKKVDWRGYFNSMFWNLNYWDKASTLAGEIQKPSRTFPKALSGAVVLVVCSYLIPLLAGTGALKSDPSEWTDGYFAEVGMLIGGSWLRWWIQAAAAMSNLGLFEAEMSADAFQLLGMSEMGLLPSIFASRSKYGTPTISILCSATGVIFLSWMSFQEILEFLNFLYSVGMLLEFAAYIRLRIKKPDLHRPYKVPLQTFGATMLCLPPALLLALVMCLASLKTYLVSGGVIIFGFLLYPALLFIKYQNWARFKAKEPVVLSDNDPEEQPIESQHPQEIADEASVGLLSHLQSSKVEQAPQMSSEEVSKLV from the exons ATGGGCAAGGAGGGCGTGGTAAGTGACGCAAACAATTCAGCAACTGCGAACGCCAGTCCAAAACTAACTCTATTGCCTCTAATTGCTCTGATCTTCTATGAAGTTTCTGGTGGCCCCTTTGGTATAGAAGATTCAGTCAGGGCAGGAGGTGGTCCTCTTCTATCCTTGCTTGGTTTCTTGGTATTCCCTTTACTTTGGAGCGTCCCTGAAGCTCTAATCACAGCTGAGCTTGCCACAAGCTTCCCAGAAAATGGCGGCTATGTCATCTGGATATCATCAGCTTTTGGCCCTTTTTGGGGATTCCAAGAAGGTTTCTGGAAATGGTTTAGCGGGGTTATGGATAATGCTCTGTATCCTGTTTTATTCCTGGACTACTTGAAGCATTCGCTTCCTATCTTTAACCAGTTGATTGCTCGAATTCCAGCTCTTTTAGGTATTACAGTTTCTTTGACATACCTGAACTATAGAGGTCTGCATATTGTTGGTTTTTCAGCTGTTTTGTTAGCATTTTTCTCGCTTTTCCCATATGTAGTGATGGGCATTCTTTCAATACCTCGAATTAGGCCTCAAAGATGGGTGGTTGTGGATTTTAAGAAAGTAGACTGGAGAGGATACTTCAATAGTATGTTTTGGAACCTAAATTATTGGGACAAGGCTAGCACACTAGCAGGGGAGATCCAGAAGCCCAGTAGAACTTTCCCAAAAGCACTCTCTGGGGCTGTAGTCTTGGTTGTGTGTTCATATCTCATTCCACTTCTTGCTGGTACTGGAGCTCTAAAATCTGATCCAAGTGAGTGGACCGATGGATATTTTGCAGAAGTTGGAATGCTAATCGGTGGCTCTTGGCTTAGGTGGTGGATTCAAGCTGCTGCTGCTATGTCCAACTTGGGTTTGTTTGAAGCTGAGATGAGCGCCGATGCCTTCCAACTTCTAGGCATGAGCGAGATGGGATTGCTACCATCTATATTTGCGTCCAG ATCCAAATACGGGACACCTACAATTAGCATCTTGTGTTCAGCAACGGGAGTGATCTTCTTGTCATGGATGAGTTTCCAAGAAATCTTGGAGTTCCTTAATTTTCTGTACTCTGTGGGAATGCTACTTGAGTTTGCAGCGTACATAAGGTTGAGAATAAAGAAACCAGACCTTCACAGACCGTACAAAGTTCCCCTGCAAACTTTTGGTGCAACTATGCTTTGCCTGCCTCCTGCATTGTTGCTTGCTCTTGTTATGTGTCTTGCCTCTTTGAAGACATACTTAGTCAGCGGTGGAGTTATTATTTTCGGTTTTTTGTTGTATCCTGCTTTACTTTttataaaatatcaaaattgggCTAGGTTCAAAGCAAAAGAACCTGTGGTACTTTCTGATAATGATCCTGAAGAACAACCAATTGAATCACAGCACCCACAGGAAATTGCTGACGAAGCATCTGTCGGGCTTCTATCGCACCTGCAATCTTCCAAGGTAGAACAAGCACCTCAGATGTCATCGGAAGAAGTTTCAAAATTGGTTTAG
- the LOC113726518 gene encoding probable polyamine transporter At3g19553 isoform X2 encodes MGKEGVVSDANNSATANASPKLTLLPLIALIFYEVSGGPFGIEDSVRAGGGPLLSLLGFLVFPLLWSVPEALITAELATSFPENGGYVIWISSAFGPFWGFQEGFWKWFSGVMDNALYPVLFLDYLKHSLPIFNQLIARIPALLVMGILSIPRIRPQRWVVVDFKKVDWRGYFNSMFWNLNYWDKASTLAGEIQKPSRTFPKALSGAVVLVVCSYLIPLLAGTGALKSDPSEWTDGYFAEVGMLIGGSWLRWWIQAAAAMSNLGLFEAEMSADAFQLLGMSEMGLLPSIFASRSKYGTPTISILCSATGVIFLSWMSFQEILEFLNFLYSVGMLLEFAAYIRLRIKKPDLHRPYKVPLQTFGATMLCLPPALLLALVMCLASLKTYLVSGGVIIFGFLLYPALLFIKYQNWARFKAKEPVVLSDNDPEEQPIESQHPQEIADEASVGLLSHLQSSKVEQAPQMSSEEVSKLV; translated from the exons ATGGGCAAGGAGGGCGTGGTAAGTGACGCAAACAATTCAGCAACTGCGAACGCCAGTCCAAAACTAACTCTATTGCCTCTAATTGCTCTGATCTTCTATGAAGTTTCTGGTGGCCCCTTTGGTATAGAAGATTCAGTCAGGGCAGGAGGTGGTCCTCTTCTATCCTTGCTTGGTTTCTTGGTATTCCCTTTACTTTGGAGCGTCCCTGAAGCTCTAATCACAGCTGAGCTTGCCACAAGCTTCCCAGAAAATGGCGGCTATGTCATCTGGATATCATCAGCTTTTGGCCCTTTTTGGGGATTCCAAGAAGGTTTCTGGAAATGGTTTAGCGGGGTTATGGATAATGCTCTGTATCCTGTTTTATTCCTGGACTACTTGAAGCATTCGCTTCCTATCTTTAACCAGTTGATTGCTCGAATTCCAGCTCTTTTAG TGATGGGCATTCTTTCAATACCTCGAATTAGGCCTCAAAGATGGGTGGTTGTGGATTTTAAGAAAGTAGACTGGAGAGGATACTTCAATAGTATGTTTTGGAACCTAAATTATTGGGACAAGGCTAGCACACTAGCAGGGGAGATCCAGAAGCCCAGTAGAACTTTCCCAAAAGCACTCTCTGGGGCTGTAGTCTTGGTTGTGTGTTCATATCTCATTCCACTTCTTGCTGGTACTGGAGCTCTAAAATCTGATCCAAGTGAGTGGACCGATGGATATTTTGCAGAAGTTGGAATGCTAATCGGTGGCTCTTGGCTTAGGTGGTGGATTCAAGCTGCTGCTGCTATGTCCAACTTGGGTTTGTTTGAAGCTGAGATGAGCGCCGATGCCTTCCAACTTCTAGGCATGAGCGAGATGGGATTGCTACCATCTATATTTGCGTCCAG ATCCAAATACGGGACACCTACAATTAGCATCTTGTGTTCAGCAACGGGAGTGATCTTCTTGTCATGGATGAGTTTCCAAGAAATCTTGGAGTTCCTTAATTTTCTGTACTCTGTGGGAATGCTACTTGAGTTTGCAGCGTACATAAGGTTGAGAATAAAGAAACCAGACCTTCACAGACCGTACAAAGTTCCCCTGCAAACTTTTGGTGCAACTATGCTTTGCCTGCCTCCTGCATTGTTGCTTGCTCTTGTTATGTGTCTTGCCTCTTTGAAGACATACTTAGTCAGCGGTGGAGTTATTATTTTCGGTTTTTTGTTGTATCCTGCTTTACTTTttataaaatatcaaaattgggCTAGGTTCAAAGCAAAAGAACCTGTGGTACTTTCTGATAATGATCCTGAAGAACAACCAATTGAATCACAGCACCCACAGGAAATTGCTGACGAAGCATCTGTCGGGCTTCTATCGCACCTGCAATCTTCCAAGGTAGAACAAGCACCTCAGATGTCATCGGAAGAAGTTTCAAAATTGGTTTAG